From one Mustelus asterias chromosome 2, sMusAst1.hap1.1, whole genome shotgun sequence genomic stretch:
- the gatad1 gene encoding GATA zinc finger domain-containing protein 1 isoform X2, producing MPLGLKPSCSVCKANSSAMWRKSNQGEIVCNNCAGKSPGLGSVSGSSSGPGAAPAAQQSNGGGGKQAKQEIHRRSARLRNTKYRSMPPAEKKVSTKGKGRRHIFKLKNGIYYQVGDIVSVVDEDDEKIYYAQIRGFVQDQYCEKSAVITWLIPTQASSKDQFDAATYILGPEEDLPRKMEHFEFICHAPSEYFKSRSTPFPVIPTRPEKGYIWTRVGPTPAIMVKESIGNSL from the exons ATGCCGCTGGGTTTGAAGCCGTCCTGCAGCGTGTGCAAGGCCAACTCCTCGGCCATGTGGAGGAAGAGCAATCAGGGCGAGATCGTCTGCAACAACTGCGCCGGCAAGAGCCCCGGACTCGGCTCGGTGTCGGGCTCAAGTTCGGGGCCTGGAGCAGCCCCGGCCGCTCAGCAGAGCAACGGCGGTGGCGGCAAACAG GCAAAGCAAGAAATCCACAGGCGCTCTGCAAGGTTGCGGAACACAAAGTACAGGTCTATGCCTCCTGCTGAAAAGAAAGTTTCTACTAAAGGAAAAGGACGTAGGCATATATTCAAATTAAAAAAT GGTATATATTACCAAGTTGGAGATATAGTCTCTGTTGTGGATGAAGATGATGAAAAGATTTACTATGCTCAGATCCGAGGGTTTGTGCAGGATCAATACTGCGAGAAGAGTGCAGTGATTACATGGCTTATCCCAACTCAGGCAAGCTCCAAAGACCAGTTTGACGCAGCAACCTATATACTTG GGCCAGAAGAAGACCTACCAAGAAAAATGGAGCATTTTGAATTTATCTGTCATGCACCTTCTGAATACTTCAAATCACGATCTACTCCGTTTCCAGTTATTCCAACCAGACCTGAGAAAGGGTATATCTGGACCCGTGTTGGACCAACCCCTGCAATAATGGTGAAAGAATCAATTGGAAACAGTTTATAG
- the gatad1 gene encoding GATA zinc finger domain-containing protein 1 isoform X1 — MPLGLKPSCSVCKANSSAMWRKSNQGEIVCNNCAGKSPGLGSVSGSSSGPGAAPAAQQSNGGGGKQAKQEIHRRSARLRNTKYRSMPPAEKKVSTKGKGRRHIFKLKNPIKAPKSVSTIITSESIFYGGIYYQVGDIVSVVDEDDEKIYYAQIRGFVQDQYCEKSAVITWLIPTQASSKDQFDAATYILGPEEDLPRKMEHFEFICHAPSEYFKSRSTPFPVIPTRPEKGYIWTRVGPTPAIMVKESIGNSL; from the exons ATGCCGCTGGGTTTGAAGCCGTCCTGCAGCGTGTGCAAGGCCAACTCCTCGGCCATGTGGAGGAAGAGCAATCAGGGCGAGATCGTCTGCAACAACTGCGCCGGCAAGAGCCCCGGACTCGGCTCGGTGTCGGGCTCAAGTTCGGGGCCTGGAGCAGCCCCGGCCGCTCAGCAGAGCAACGGCGGTGGCGGCAAACAG GCAAAGCAAGAAATCCACAGGCGCTCTGCAAGGTTGCGGAACACAAAGTACAGGTCTATGCCTCCTGCTGAAAAGAAAGTTTCTACTAAAGGAAAAGGACGTAGGCATATATTCAAATTAAAAAAT CCAATTAAAGCTCCGAAATCCGTGTCTACGATAATCACATCTGAATCCATTTTCTATGGG GGTATATATTACCAAGTTGGAGATATAGTCTCTGTTGTGGATGAAGATGATGAAAAGATTTACTATGCTCAGATCCGAGGGTTTGTGCAGGATCAATACTGCGAGAAGAGTGCAGTGATTACATGGCTTATCCCAACTCAGGCAAGCTCCAAAGACCAGTTTGACGCAGCAACCTATATACTTG GGCCAGAAGAAGACCTACCAAGAAAAATGGAGCATTTTGAATTTATCTGTCATGCACCTTCTGAATACTTCAAATCACGATCTACTCCGTTTCCAGTTATTCCAACCAGACCTGAGAAAGGGTATATCTGGACCCGTGTTGGACCAACCCCTGCAATAATGGTGAAAGAATCAATTGGAAACAGTTTATAG